From a single Haloarcula sp. DT43 genomic region:
- a CDS encoding DNA repair exonuclease, with protein sequence MTKILHLSDTHLGNRQYGSDIRRDDFTNAFDAAIDCAVSEDVDAVIHTGDLFHRRTPSLPVVTDCIQTLRKLADADIPFYGIVGNHDRKMDKQWLDLIRETGTAERLDRTPTTVNDDVALYGIDAVTKPAWEATDFTLDKPENRDAFCLLGLHQLFEPLVPEFYADHNLGKVLERVNINVDALALGDYHQTESGIIDGVPAWYAGSTERCATDEVEPRTVSLLEIEDGELDRREIELDTREFVSIRIEFDEEDSHGYARDQIARHQLDDTVAIVTLAGERTPVTSSDVYEMVVDNGAAVCKVDDRRGRTQFDPEDGPQGAIQSADKLIEEKLAEQNLSEITTAVEERIRSDDDLATSEIDDVIEGMIQDAQTDAFADLDDVDDDEVSEQ encoded by the coding sequence ATGACCAAAATCCTCCATCTAAGCGATACACATCTCGGGAATCGCCAGTACGGAAGCGATATCCGGCGAGACGACTTCACGAATGCCTTCGACGCGGCCATCGACTGCGCGGTCAGTGAAGACGTGGATGCCGTCATCCACACGGGCGATCTGTTCCACCGTCGTACGCCCTCGCTTCCGGTCGTCACGGACTGCATCCAAACCCTCCGGAAACTCGCCGACGCGGACATCCCGTTCTATGGGATCGTCGGAAACCACGACCGGAAGATGGACAAACAGTGGCTGGACCTCATCCGAGAGACCGGCACGGCCGAACGCCTAGACCGCACGCCGACAACGGTAAACGACGACGTCGCTCTCTACGGGATTGACGCCGTCACCAAACCCGCGTGGGAGGCGACCGACTTCACACTCGACAAACCTGAGAACCGCGACGCGTTCTGCCTGCTCGGCCTCCACCAGCTATTCGAGCCGCTCGTCCCCGAATTCTACGCTGACCACAACCTCGGCAAGGTTCTCGAACGCGTAAACATCAATGTCGATGCGCTCGCACTCGGTGACTATCACCAGACTGAGAGTGGTATTATCGACGGCGTCCCTGCGTGGTACGCTGGCTCGACCGAACGCTGTGCGACGGACGAAGTAGAGCCGCGGACCGTCAGCCTGCTCGAAATAGAAGACGGTGAACTCGACCGACGAGAGATCGAACTCGACACGCGGGAGTTCGTCTCGATCCGGATTGAGTTCGACGAGGAGGACAGTCACGGGTATGCGCGCGACCAGATCGCACGGCACCAGCTCGATGACACGGTTGCTATCGTCACGCTCGCCGGTGAGCGGACACCCGTCACGTCGAGCGACGTTTACGAGATGGTCGTCGATAACGGCGCGGCGGTATGCAAGGTTGACGACCGTCGTGGACGAACACAGTTCGATCCTGAGGACGGCCCGCAGGGCGCGATTCAGAGCGCAGACAAACTCATCGAGGAGAAACTCGCCGAGCAGAACCTCAGCGAGATCACGACCGCCGTCGAGGAACGCATTCGGAGCGATGACGATCTGGCGACCAGCGAAATCGACGACGTCATCGAAGGGATGATTCAAGACGCCCAGACGGACGCCTTCGCGGACCTGGACGATGTGGATGATGATGAGGTGAGCGAGCAGTGA
- a CDS encoding AAA family ATPase: MKINSLTLQNIRSYEDQTVEFPKGTILIHGENGAGKTSLLMGIFGGLFLSKIRNVGTNDFRLDDLVRRGEDKGTVELVFEIDGTEYTATWKLYTTSTPNSATLDAPSFSEPITGIGPVREEVISLLGMDEDDFSSSVYVKQGEIDRLIDAGNRAEMIDSLLGLDEIDEYIDRMKLARRGAGRVQERNKNSRENYQEDLDGFEYTEPEYEDEIQSLTDRIQELEAEIEEYDEFIDQLKEQRNRIEGDIEDYEDLEARRDDKVEQIESAQEDRTDAQSDIDDSESTIQDAQDDIEALEDEIAALDDEVQYDLTTADSARDAREEAQSEYTTASTERTERKNDFENAQAELERLEERLTEVRDEREARVNERDELEARLEEAEADLEDAESDLHTRLDDRNEHVAAFLPSVDDLDEVTDEHERAVTDRIEDLREQREDLTGTKREVTTTREHTSEDLEDARSERDDAEDELADAEVELADIEADIEHAEDDLSEAEDEFERRLDELTSLGSDLDIDVTSENLGELRDTVLPTRLEQVNTELNDVGNTIAGHENDIERYEEEITELQALEEEGTCPKCGQSVDETHVTDEVADLEAQIDNAESALEDERETEAALQSEKASLQDLRDDVIDAIQFRENTLVEAREDVTSLRDEAADVETHIDDLEDTIEARETTITELEAEIDEFDERVADLDDEIETVTADIETGDEVLSTFEAVREQRDAVDTLETEIEDLQSEIEDVADTIDTLDEEIADLNGDIADQEAAVEDAEAALEAADERVEQLDDARKTVEDAVERYDDIADLRTTIHQEQQSIQHARDRIEALNSQIARLRQEKEDIEDDLGEKDIEDLQDDLGQVEELVEKRQDQRDDRQEELQDTRDERTRLEADLENFRATKAQIDLSERKERWAQEVHDELDSTIAIYESTKSDLREQYLAYINEYTNDIFKEIYKNSSYQQVLIEEAYNDRSGSYEYDIRLLRDDGTTEDPSNASGGERAIVNLALRAGIYKLIAELHGGNQGQLPPFILDEPTTFLDEGHVGQLEQMLTTIQNWNVPQIIVVSHDESLIHGADHECYVTIDEASNTSQITMRTAGDD, encoded by the coding sequence GTGAAGATCAACTCGCTCACGCTCCAGAACATCCGGAGCTACGAGGATCAGACCGTCGAGTTCCCCAAGGGAACGATCCTCATCCACGGTGAGAACGGGGCCGGGAAGACCTCGCTCCTGATGGGGATCTTCGGTGGGCTGTTCCTCTCGAAGATCCGCAACGTCGGGACGAATGACTTCAGGCTTGACGACCTCGTGCGACGCGGCGAAGACAAAGGAACGGTAGAGCTCGTCTTCGAGATCGACGGCACCGAATACACCGCGACGTGGAAGCTGTACACCACGAGTACGCCGAACAGCGCCACGCTTGACGCGCCTTCGTTCTCCGAGCCGATCACCGGGATCGGTCCGGTCCGCGAAGAAGTCATCAGCCTCCTTGGCATGGATGAGGACGACTTCTCCAGTTCGGTCTACGTGAAACAGGGCGAGATCGACCGGCTGATCGACGCCGGCAACCGCGCCGAAATGATCGACAGCTTGCTCGGTCTCGACGAGATCGACGAATACATCGACCGGATGAAACTCGCGCGCCGCGGAGCCGGGCGCGTCCAAGAGCGAAACAAGAACAGCCGTGAGAACTACCAAGAGGATCTCGACGGCTTCGAGTATACCGAACCGGAGTACGAGGACGAAATCCAGTCACTCACCGACCGCATTCAGGAACTGGAAGCGGAGATCGAGGAATACGACGAGTTCATCGACCAACTCAAAGAGCAACGCAACCGCATCGAGGGCGACATTGAGGATTACGAAGACCTCGAAGCACGACGCGACGACAAGGTCGAACAGATCGAGTCCGCACAGGAAGACCGCACAGACGCGCAGTCCGACATCGACGATAGCGAGTCCACAATCCAAGACGCTCAGGACGACATCGAAGCCCTCGAAGACGAGATCGCCGCCCTTGACGACGAGGTCCAGTACGATCTCACCACGGCAGATAGTGCTCGTGACGCCCGTGAGGAGGCACAGAGTGAGTACACGACCGCGTCCACAGAGCGGACGGAGCGGAAGAACGACTTCGAGAACGCACAAGCCGAGCTAGAACGCCTCGAAGAGCGCCTCACCGAGGTCCGCGACGAGCGCGAAGCACGCGTGAACGAGCGCGACGAACTCGAAGCGCGCCTCGAAGAGGCAGAGGCAGACCTCGAAGACGCCGAATCGGACCTCCATACTCGGCTTGACGACCGGAACGAGCACGTCGCGGCGTTCCTCCCTTCGGTCGACGACCTCGACGAGGTCACTGACGAGCACGAGCGCGCCGTCACGGACCGTATCGAGGATCTCCGCGAGCAGCGCGAAGACCTGACCGGGACGAAACGCGAGGTCACAACGACACGCGAGCACACCAGCGAGGATCTCGAAGACGCGCGGTCTGAGCGAGACGACGCCGAAGACGAGTTAGCCGATGCCGAGGTCGAACTCGCTGACATAGAGGCCGACATCGAGCACGCCGAGGACGACCTCTCGGAAGCCGAGGACGAGTTCGAACGCCGTCTCGACGAGCTCACTTCGCTCGGCTCCGACCTCGATATCGACGTTACCTCGGAGAATCTTGGCGAGCTCCGCGACACGGTCCTCCCGACCCGGCTCGAACAGGTCAACACCGAGTTGAACGACGTCGGGAACACTATCGCCGGCCACGAGAACGACATCGAGCGCTACGAGGAGGAGATCACTGAACTCCAAGCCCTCGAAGAAGAAGGGACGTGCCCGAAATGCGGACAGTCGGTCGACGAAACACACGTGACTGATGAGGTTGCGGACCTCGAAGCGCAGATCGATAACGCGGAGTCTGCCCTCGAAGACGAGAGGGAGACCGAGGCAGCGCTCCAGTCGGAGAAAGCGTCACTACAGGACCTCCGTGATGATGTCATCGATGCCATTCAGTTCCGCGAGAACACGCTCGTCGAGGCACGGGAGGACGTGACGTCGCTCCGAGACGAGGCGGCCGACGTAGAGACTCACATCGATGATCTTGAAGATACTATCGAGGCCCGTGAGACGACGATCACCGAACTTGAGGCTGAAATCGACGAGTTCGACGAACGCGTAGCGGACCTTGACGACGAGATCGAAACCGTCACCGCCGACATCGAGACCGGGGACGAGGTGCTCAGCACGTTCGAAGCGGTCCGTGAGCAGCGTGACGCGGTCGACACGCTCGAAACCGAGATCGAAGACCTCCAGAGCGAGATCGAAGACGTGGCCGATACCATCGACACGCTCGACGAGGAAATCGCGGACCTCAACGGCGACATTGCTGACCAGGAAGCGGCTGTCGAGGACGCGGAAGCCGCCCTCGAAGCTGCGGACGAGCGCGTCGAACAGCTCGACGACGCTCGGAAGACGGTCGAAGACGCAGTCGAACGCTACGACGACATCGCCGATCTCCGAACCACGATCCACCAGGAACAGCAGTCTATCCAACACGCACGTGACCGGATCGAGGCTCTCAACAGCCAGATCGCCCGTCTCCGCCAGGAGAAAGAGGACATAGAGGACGACCTCGGCGAGAAGGATATCGAGGACCTCCAGGACGACCTGGGACAAGTCGAGGAACTCGTCGAGAAGCGCCAGGACCAGCGCGACGACCGGCAGGAGGAACTCCAAGATACCCGTGACGAGCGGACACGCCTGGAAGCAGACCTTGAGAACTTCCGTGCAACGAAGGCGCAGATCGACCTCTCGGAGCGGAAAGAGCGCTGGGCGCAGGAAGTCCACGACGAACTGGACTCGACGATTGCCATCTACGAGAGCACAAAGTCCGACCTCCGCGAACAGTACCTCGCGTACATCAACGAGTACACGAACGACATATTCAAAGAGATCTACAAGAACAGCAGCTACCAGCAGGTCCTCATCGAGGAAGCGTACAACGACCGCAGCGGGAGCTACGAGTACGACATTCGCCTGCTGCGCGACGACGGAACGACCGAGGATCCGAGCAACGCCAGCGGCGGCGAGCGCGCCATCGTGAATCTCGCGCTCCGCGCCGGCATCTATAAGCTCATCGCCGAACTCCACGGCGGCAACCAGGGCCAGCTCCCGCCGTTCATCCTCGACGAGCCCACGACATTCCTCGACGAAGGCCACGTCGGCCAGCTCGAACAGATGCTGACGACCATTCAGAACTGGAACGTCCCGCAGATCATCGTCGTTTCACACGACGAGAGCCTCATCCACGGCGCTGACCACGAGTGCTACGTCACTATCGACGAGGCGTCGAACACGAGTCAGATCACGATGCGGACTGCGGGGGACGACTGA
- a CDS encoding DNA double-strand break repair nuclease NurA, with translation MDADALGIVREMFDHIDTNIPRDVTSQSEYARELFAHIALDGGHVSALDDPSYQKTRIDELGTWTGDPWGSPTYGLDASTTRPLEFNNGLIVDTAYAKIGVAGANADKRIEDTGTIETVVYLADSDSTLHPQQFETDHVAGEVVQFPSTQRSATLSKSVATAAQGLAESSHAAAKVDAFDGVLFIDGAVYPLGVLYWVLLDKVGRTTPVGTWEKPDEIVRNYIDVIDTQYEQGFPVVGVVKTSTISQLLDALDEKLGANDITGERGTAPDVPWTRDHQFIAEVLRDESLEHLTYTSWFVHEQAPVNGEAFELLEPYSSELSHGAPTDYRRAFFYVRLPKTGGVLRVETPQLMIADAATRDELQYKVLKEIAQTQDVPRAVKRADRIARVSPENRDTIRDFLTTADYAHDYNWDGRWNDIEQPPETQFQQ, from the coding sequence ATGGACGCGGACGCACTCGGCATTGTCCGCGAGATGTTCGACCACATCGACACGAACATTCCGCGTGACGTCACGTCACAATCTGAGTACGCGCGCGAGCTGTTCGCTCACATCGCACTCGACGGCGGCCACGTGAGCGCGCTCGACGACCCGTCATACCAGAAGACACGGATCGACGAACTTGGGACGTGGACTGGCGACCCGTGGGGCAGTCCCACATACGGGCTCGACGCGAGCACCACCCGACCCTTAGAGTTCAACAATGGACTCATCGTGGACACGGCGTACGCCAAGATCGGCGTCGCCGGCGCGAACGCGGACAAACGCATCGAGGACACGGGCACCATCGAAACCGTCGTCTACCTCGCCGACAGCGACAGCACGCTCCACCCCCAGCAGTTCGAAACGGACCACGTCGCCGGTGAAGTTGTCCAGTTCCCGTCGACCCAACGCTCGGCGACGCTCTCGAAGTCCGTCGCCACGGCCGCACAAGGCCTCGCCGAAAGCTCGCACGCCGCTGCGAAGGTAGATGCGTTCGATGGCGTGTTGTTCATCGACGGCGCGGTCTACCCGCTCGGCGTGCTCTACTGGGTTCTTCTTGACAAAGTCGGCCGGACGACTCCCGTTGGGACGTGGGAGAAACCCGACGAGATCGTCCGCAACTACATCGACGTGATCGACACCCAGTACGAGCAGGGATTCCCCGTCGTCGGCGTCGTTAAGACCTCCACCATCAGCCAACTCCTCGACGCCCTCGACGAGAAACTCGGGGCGAACGATATTACAGGTGAGCGCGGGACAGCCCCGGACGTGCCGTGGACGCGCGACCACCAATTCATCGCGGAGGTACTCCGCGACGAGAGCCTCGAACACCTCACGTACACATCCTGGTTCGTCCACGAACAAGCCCCGGTCAACGGCGAGGCGTTCGAACTCCTGGAACCCTACAGCAGCGAGCTATCGCACGGCGCACCGACAGACTACCGCCGAGCGTTCTTCTACGTCCGGCTCCCGAAGACCGGCGGTGTCCTCCGCGTCGAAACGCCGCAGCTCATGATCGCCGACGCGGCGACACGCGACGAACTCCAGTACAAGGTACTGAAAGAGATTGCACAAACGCAAGACGTGCCGCGTGCCGTCAAGCGCGCAGACCGCATCGCCCGAGTTAGCCCCGAGAACCGCGACACGATACGCGACTTCCTCACGACCGCCGACTACGCCCACGACTACAACTGGGACGGCCGCTGGAACGATATCGAACAACCGCCAGAAACTCAATTCCAACAATGA
- a CDS encoding ATP-binding protein: MSDDLDDLLENDPGADDESTETESTAIDEQATDSSDDVESEANVPETSVPNALTDSDEDELGHIVASEEIHVTRSDYKVNAFVKTDCRDDVRVGDYVQIPYPQSDPTEQPDELFAIVDGLRYEPYTELDDKSDTHNRITAAHTLDETEFVLVAELEPIAIISATDGGLERSIVNKIPKPNTPVALSLNEEYLRTGLNIPHDGVFAGYLSVGGDRMTVDGDPLPYYINNPGIDPVTNEIESGEPAIFRHTLVAGSTGKGKTHFTKNLLRQFATDKRYPIENHQTGDTEHSRLNLVILDPENEYSEMRNDNPELRNEDELIQRLERQGIEVGGIDNFETFIPDIGNTNAPSTGESRNLTIPFSLVEHRPQLLMPYSPTEVTRGALENCIDAYFTDTDTPTYDGFLQYLRTNEDSDSPLRQRYNIEDGTWGAIMRRVTDAAYRDVFDHGTNPLPDVSNAVFREGQVTVIPTSHLHGAKEELTVLSILSYIIDNKIDDYNVDPNVKDTPLLVAVDEAHNYVSDPSTLREQYIVNRARDAVKQGRKDKLGLFMITQNPEDIDGDILKQTNTNIFLGLREEVITKVPSIPRGYEQDLQKYGKGQAAIKAPDVEAVEVTGLPYCLTQHSN; the protein is encoded by the coding sequence ATGAGCGACGACTTAGACGATCTCCTCGAAAACGACCCCGGCGCAGACGACGAATCGACTGAAACCGAATCCACCGCCATAGACGAACAGGCCACGGATAGTAGTGATGACGTCGAATCCGAAGCGAACGTTCCCGAGACATCTGTACCGAACGCGCTGACCGATTCCGACGAAGACGAGCTCGGTCACATCGTCGCCAGCGAAGAGATTCACGTTACGCGCAGCGACTACAAAGTCAACGCGTTCGTGAAAACCGACTGCCGTGACGACGTTCGCGTCGGTGACTACGTCCAAATCCCATATCCACAGTCAGATCCGACCGAGCAACCCGACGAACTCTTCGCTATCGTCGATGGCCTCCGATACGAACCCTACACGGAACTCGACGACAAATCTGACACGCACAACCGGATTACGGCAGCCCACACCCTCGACGAGACAGAGTTCGTTCTCGTCGCCGAACTCGAACCAATCGCCATCATCTCCGCCACCGACGGCGGGCTCGAACGCAGCATCGTCAACAAAATCCCGAAACCCAACACGCCCGTGGCGCTCTCCCTCAATGAAGAGTACCTCCGCACCGGCCTCAACATCCCGCACGACGGCGTGTTCGCCGGGTACCTTTCCGTCGGCGGCGACCGCATGACTGTTGACGGCGACCCACTCCCCTACTACATCAACAACCCCGGCATCGACCCCGTAACTAATGAAATCGAATCTGGTGAACCCGCGATCTTCCGGCACACCCTCGTCGCCGGCTCCACCGGGAAAGGGAAAACACACTTCACGAAGAACCTGCTCCGCCAGTTCGCCACGGACAAGCGCTACCCGATAGAGAACCACCAGACCGGCGACACCGAACACAGCCGCCTCAACCTTGTCATCCTCGACCCCGAAAACGAATACTCCGAAATGCGGAACGACAACCCCGAACTCCGCAACGAGGACGAACTCATTCAGCGGCTTGAACGCCAAGGCATCGAAGTCGGCGGCATCGACAACTTCGAGACATTCATCCCGGACATCGGAAACACCAACGCCCCGAGTACCGGCGAGAGTCGAAACCTCACGATCCCCTTCTCGCTCGTCGAGCACCGTCCACAGCTCCTCATGCCGTACTCCCCGACGGAAGTCACACGCGGTGCCCTCGAAAACTGCATCGACGCGTACTTCACTGACACTGACACGCCGACGTACGACGGGTTCCTCCAGTACCTCCGCACCAACGAAGACTCGGACAGCCCGCTCCGCCAGCGGTACAACATCGAAGACGGCACATGGGGCGCAATCATGCGTCGCGTCACCGACGCCGCCTACCGCGACGTCTTCGACCACGGCACCAACCCCCTCCCCGACGTGTCAAACGCCGTGTTCCGCGAAGGCCAAGTCACCGTCATCCCAACCAGCCACCTCCACGGCGCAAAAGAAGAACTCACCGTCCTCTCTATCCTCTCCTACATCATCGACAACAAAATCGACGACTACAACGTCGATCCCAACGTCAAAGACACCCCACTCCTCGTCGCCGTCGACGAAGCCCACAACTACGTCTCCGACCCGAGCACCCTCCGCGAACAATACATCGTCAACCGCGCCCGCGACGCCGTCAAACAAGGCCGCAAAGACAAACTCGGCCTCTTTATGATCACCCAAAACCCCGAAGACATCGACGGCGACATCCTCAAACAAACCAACACCAACATCTTCCTCGGCCTCCGCGAAGAAGTCATCACCAAAGTCCCCTCCATCCCCCGCGGCTACGAACAAGACCTCCAAAAATACGGGAAAGGCCAAGCCGCCATCAAAGCCCCCGACGTCGAAGCCGTCGAAGTCACCGGCCTCCCCTACTGCCTCACCCAACACAGCAACTGA
- a CDS encoding KTSC domain-containing protein, with the protein MKRVPVSSSNLSSVGYDESTQVLEIEFNGGRVYQYFNVPQRIHQELMSASSHGKYFHRNIKDNYSYDQVK; encoded by the coding sequence ATGAAGCGGGTTCCTGTCTCATCAAGCAATCTCAGCAGTGTAGGATATGATGAATCAACTCAAGTATTGGAGATTGAGTTCAACGGTGGAAGAGTCTACCAGTATTTCAATGTCCCCCAGCGAATCCACCAAGAGCTCATGAGTGCTTCTTCACATGGAAAATACTTTCATCGGAATATAAAAGACAACTATAGCTACGACCAGGTCAAATAA
- a CDS encoding AAA family ATPase, protein MRISSVRVQNFRSLRDAQINFNELTALIGSNGAGKSSFLRSLQLFYTANASYSEEDFYNRNTNEEISVQVEFTDLGEDAKEKFSPYTGGETLTVEKVMEYPDNRGNQRYHGNRLYNPDFDGFRNASGHDLRREYEALFDSGYSEFPEYQNQEEAESVLREWEEEHPDQCERRRDDGQFFGFNSVGQAALEEYTRYLLIPAVRDASEDADDKRGSPLTELMDLVVRAALSERDELEEFQQAAQRRYSELIEDASEAELGQLESDLSSTLETFAPGVGVDLSWDTENVIDIQMPQADIKLEVDDFVSEVEHAGHGSQRAFIISLLQNLAVHSEDMSSTGEDDSDHDPSLILGIEEPELYQHPNRQRHLMSILSSFDDQGIAGTASSVQVVYSTHSPLMVSMKRFDDIRSLSKIEAAEDYPKHTQVKQSSLETLARQMENVHEADEGTFSGESTRARLEPVMTPWVNEGFFSDVVLLVEGLEDRSALLGRASARGIDLSSEGVAVLPCNGKTKIGRPAIIFEELGRSVYVMFDSDHDDESEAVINKRLLRLVDAEEENWPSGVYDRHACFQENLTQCIRNSLDPDFYNDALRDACDKYGYHKQSRGAKNPTVMSTVFETAKQDDRSVPKLDEVIDQVLALV, encoded by the coding sequence ATGCGCATTAGTTCAGTCCGTGTCCAAAACTTTCGGAGTCTTAGGGATGCGCAGATCAATTTTAATGAGCTGACTGCTCTTATAGGATCAAATGGAGCTGGAAAATCTTCGTTCCTAAGGTCGTTACAACTGTTTTATACAGCGAACGCTTCGTACTCCGAAGAGGACTTCTACAATCGCAACACAAACGAAGAGATCAGTGTTCAAGTGGAGTTCACAGATTTGGGGGAAGATGCTAAAGAAAAATTCAGTCCATATACCGGCGGTGAAACATTAACCGTAGAAAAGGTAATGGAGTATCCGGATAACCGTGGCAATCAACGATACCACGGGAATCGCTTGTATAATCCGGACTTTGACGGGTTCCGTAATGCAAGTGGCCACGATCTCCGCAGAGAATATGAGGCTCTATTTGATAGCGGCTACAGCGAATTTCCTGAGTACCAAAACCAGGAAGAAGCAGAGTCGGTATTACGAGAGTGGGAAGAGGAACACCCCGACCAATGTGAACGTAGACGAGATGACGGTCAATTCTTCGGTTTTAATTCGGTTGGTCAAGCTGCTCTTGAGGAATATACGCGATATCTCTTGATTCCGGCAGTCCGTGATGCGAGTGAGGATGCTGATGATAAACGAGGTAGTCCCCTTACGGAGCTGATGGACTTGGTCGTTCGTGCAGCACTCTCGGAACGGGATGAGCTAGAGGAGTTTCAACAAGCCGCTCAGCGGCGCTATTCAGAGCTAATTGAGGATGCATCAGAAGCAGAACTTGGTCAGTTGGAGTCTGACCTTTCCTCTACGCTAGAAACCTTCGCACCTGGTGTCGGTGTAGACCTTTCCTGGGATACAGAGAATGTCATCGATATTCAAATGCCCCAGGCAGATATCAAACTGGAGGTAGATGATTTTGTCTCGGAAGTTGAACACGCAGGTCACGGCTCTCAGCGTGCCTTCATTATTTCTCTCCTGCAAAACTTAGCAGTCCATAGCGAGGATATGAGCTCGACCGGCGAAGATGATAGCGACCACGATCCGAGCCTTATTTTAGGTATCGAAGAACCTGAACTATACCAACATCCAAATCGTCAGCGTCATCTTATGTCTATTCTGTCTTCGTTCGACGACCAGGGAATAGCAGGCACAGCTAGTAGCGTTCAGGTCGTATATTCCACTCATTCTCCTTTGATGGTGAGTATGAAGCGATTTGACGACATACGGAGCTTATCAAAGATCGAAGCAGCGGAGGATTATCCCAAACACACTCAGGTTAAACAGAGCTCATTGGAGACGCTTGCTCGACAGATGGAGAATGTCCATGAAGCAGATGAAGGAACCTTCTCCGGAGAATCGACACGCGCTCGTTTGGAACCGGTGATGACGCCCTGGGTTAATGAGGGATTCTTTTCCGACGTTGTTCTACTGGTCGAAGGGCTTGAAGACCGGTCAGCTCTTTTGGGACGGGCGAGTGCTAGGGGTATCGATCTTAGCTCTGAAGGGGTTGCTGTCCTTCCCTGCAACGGGAAAACAAAAATCGGTCGGCCCGCTATTATTTTCGAGGAATTAGGGAGATCTGTCTACGTTATGTTTGACTCAGACCATGATGATGAGTCAGAAGCAGTCATCAATAAGCGATTGCTCCGTCTTGTTGACGCTGAAGAAGAAAACTGGCCTTCGGGAGTCTATGATCGCCATGCATGTTTCCAAGAGAATCTAACCCAATGTATCAGAAACTCGCTCGACCCTGACTTCTACAACGATGCACTCCGGGACGCCTGCGACAAATACGGATATCACAAACAGTCACGAGGGGCGAAGAACCCGACGGTTATGTCTACTGTATTCGAGACTGCAAAGCAGGATGACCGGTCTGTCCCGAAGCTTGACGAAGTCATTGATCAAGTTCTTGCGTTGGTGTAA